One window of the Shewanella cyperi genome contains the following:
- the apbC gene encoding iron-sulfur cluster carrier protein ApbC, which produces MSQIAADYRLDGALLGPVLALLDAHIDPYLGRGLVSAGCVTSLAMQGDRLQLGLSYPYPCSGIQAETAGQLATALTRLPAIKSVDCEFSFVVPKTSADRQGTLARVAHIIAVASGKGGVGKSTTAVNLALALAVEGARVGILDADIYGPSIPLMLGIADFQPQSDDGVHMNPARAHGICAQSIGFIINEEQAAVWRGPMAAGALAQLINETAWPELDYLVVDMPPGTGDIQLTLSQKVAVSGAVVVTTPQDIALLDAKKGVNLFQKVNIPVLGIVENMSYHLCPACGHKEHPFGAHGGDKIAQRYGVPMLGALPLNIRIREGMDVGQPSVVAEPSGELAAIYREIARKVGAQLALSHSQSGVSISLSDDE; this is translated from the coding sequence TTGTCTCAAATTGCCGCTGACTATCGTCTGGATGGTGCCTTGCTCGGCCCTGTGCTCGCCCTGCTCGATGCCCACATTGACCCTTATTTGGGGCGCGGATTGGTCAGCGCCGGCTGCGTGACCAGTCTGGCAATGCAAGGCGACAGGCTGCAACTGGGGCTGAGTTATCCCTATCCCTGTAGCGGCATCCAGGCGGAAACAGCCGGGCAGTTGGCGACCGCCTTAACCCGCTTGCCCGCTATTAAGTCGGTGGATTGTGAGTTCAGTTTCGTGGTACCAAAGACCTCTGCCGACAGGCAAGGCACTCTGGCCAGGGTTGCCCATATTATCGCCGTGGCTTCCGGCAAGGGCGGCGTGGGAAAATCCACCACGGCGGTGAATCTGGCGTTGGCCCTGGCAGTAGAAGGCGCCAGGGTCGGGATCCTCGATGCCGATATCTACGGCCCCTCAATTCCTTTGATGCTGGGCATTGCCGATTTCCAACCCCAGTCAGACGATGGGGTGCACATGAACCCGGCCAGGGCCCACGGTATCTGCGCCCAGAGCATAGGCTTTATCATTAACGAAGAGCAGGCCGCGGTTTGGCGTGGCCCCATGGCGGCCGGTGCCCTGGCGCAGCTTATCAACGAAACCGCCTGGCCCGAGCTGGATTATCTGGTGGTGGACATGCCACCGGGAACCGGCGATATCCAGCTGACCCTGTCACAAAAGGTGGCGGTCAGTGGCGCAGTAGTGGTGACCACCCCCCAGGATATTGCGCTGCTGGATGCCAAAAAGGGCGTCAATCTGTTCCAGAAAGTGAATATTCCCGTGCTCGGGATAGTGGAAAATATGAGTTATCACCTGTGTCCCGCCTGTGGACACAAGGAACATCCCTTCGGTGCCCATGGCGGTGACAAAATTGCCCAGCGTTATGGCGTGCCCATGCTGGGTGCCTTGCCACTGAATATCCGCATCAGGGAAGGCATGGATGTAGGGCAACCTTCAGTGGTGGCCGAACCTTCGGGTGAACTTGCCGCAATCTACCGGGAGATTGCCCGCAAGGTGGGAGCGCAATTGGCGCTGTCACACAGTCAATCCGGTGTTTCTATCAGTCTTTCAGATGACGAGTAA
- the metG gene encoding methionine--tRNA ligase, translated as MANSQRKILVTSALPYANGPIHLGHMLEYIQTDIWSRYQKLRGHECHYICADDAHGTPIMLKAQQLGMAPEDMIAQVNVEHQQDFADFNVAFDNYHSTHSDENRQLASDIYLKLRDNGFIKSKTISQLFDPEKSMFLPDRFVKGTCPKCKSEDQYGDNCDACGATYSPTELINPRSAVSGATPVMKETEHFFFDLPAFEGMLKEWTRSGALQSEMANKLDEWFEQGLQQWDITRDAPYFGFEIPDAPGKYFYVWLDAPIGYMGSFKNFCDKRGDINFDEFWNKDSKAEVYHFIGKDIVYFHSLFWPAMLHGAGFRQPSSVYAHGYVTVNGAKMSKSKGTFIKARTYLDHLDPEYLRYYYAAKLSARIDDLDLNLEDFAQRVNSDLVGKLVNLASRTAGFISKRFDGRLAKIKDTSLADTFLLKQDLIAEYYESREYGKAMREIMALADLANGYVADAAPWQLVKQDDKQEEAHQVCSNALNLFRILVTYLKPVLPRLAKDVEDFLQLELCWDKLELDLAGHEIAVFKPMMQRVELDKVAAMVEASKENLQATEAKPTGPLVDDPISETINYEDFAKVDLRIALIKKAEAVPEADKLLKLQLDIGGEVRQVFAGIKSAYNPEDLEGKLTVMVANLAPRKMRFGMSEGMVLAAGPGGKDLWVLEPHEGAKPGMRVK; from the coding sequence ATGGCAAATTCACAACGCAAGATCCTTGTCACCAGCGCCCTGCCCTATGCCAATGGCCCAATCCACCTGGGGCACATGCTGGAATACATTCAGACCGACATCTGGTCGCGCTATCAGAAGCTGCGTGGCCACGAGTGTCACTATATCTGTGCCGACGATGCCCACGGTACCCCCATCATGCTCAAGGCCCAGCAGCTCGGCATGGCCCCCGAGGACATGATTGCCCAAGTCAACGTCGAGCATCAGCAGGATTTTGCCGATTTCAACGTTGCCTTTGATAACTATCACAGCACCCACAGCGACGAAAACCGTCAGCTGGCGAGCGATATCTATCTGAAGCTCAGGGACAATGGTTTCATCAAGAGCAAGACCATCTCCCAGCTGTTTGACCCCGAAAAGTCCATGTTCCTGCCGGATCGCTTCGTCAAGGGCACCTGCCCCAAGTGCAAGTCCGAAGATCAGTACGGTGACAACTGTGACGCCTGCGGTGCCACCTACAGCCCCACAGAGCTTATCAATCCACGCTCGGCGGTCAGCGGCGCCACCCCGGTGATGAAGGAGACCGAACACTTCTTCTTTGATCTGCCCGCCTTCGAGGGCATGCTCAAAGAGTGGACCCGCTCCGGTGCGCTGCAATCTGAAATGGCCAACAAGCTCGATGAGTGGTTCGAGCAAGGACTGCAACAGTGGGACATCACCCGCGATGCGCCTTATTTCGGCTTTGAAATTCCGGATGCGCCCGGCAAGTATTTCTACGTCTGGCTCGACGCGCCCATAGGTTACATGGGCTCGTTCAAGAACTTCTGTGACAAGCGCGGCGACATTAATTTCGACGAGTTCTGGAACAAGGACTCCAAGGCCGAGGTGTACCACTTCATCGGCAAGGACATTGTCTACTTCCACAGCCTGTTCTGGCCCGCCATGCTGCACGGCGCCGGGTTTCGCCAGCCCAGCAGCGTTTATGCCCACGGCTACGTGACGGTTAACGGTGCCAAGATGTCCAAGTCCAAGGGTACCTTTATCAAGGCCCGCACCTATCTGGATCATCTGGATCCTGAGTACCTGCGTTACTACTATGCCGCCAAGCTCAGCGCCCGCATCGACGATCTGGACCTGAACCTGGAAGACTTCGCCCAGCGGGTTAACTCGGATCTGGTGGGTAAACTGGTGAACCTGGCCTCCCGTACCGCCGGCTTTATCAGCAAGCGCTTCGATGGCCGATTGGCAAAAATCAAGGACACCAGCCTGGCTGACACCTTCCTCCTCAAGCAGGATCTTATCGCCGAGTATTACGAGAGCCGCGAATACGGCAAGGCGATGCGGGAAATCATGGCGCTGGCGGACCTGGCCAACGGTTATGTGGCTGATGCCGCCCCCTGGCAGCTGGTTAAGCAGGACGACAAACAGGAAGAGGCCCATCAGGTATGCTCCAATGCCCTGAACCTGTTCCGTATTCTGGTGACCTACCTCAAGCCCGTGCTGCCACGCCTGGCCAAGGATGTGGAAGACTTCCTGCAGCTGGAATTGTGCTGGGACAAGCTGGAATTGGATCTCGCCGGCCACGAAATTGCCGTATTCAAGCCCATGATGCAGCGTGTGGAACTGGACAAGGTCGCCGCCATGGTGGAGGCCTCCAAGGAAAACCTGCAGGCTACCGAAGCCAAGCCCACAGGGCCCCTGGTGGACGATCCCATCAGCGAGACCATCAACTACGAAGACTTTGCCAAGGTTGACCTGCGCATCGCCCTCATCAAGAAGGCCGAAGCCGTGCCCGAAGCCGACAAACTGCTGAAACTGCAGCTGGATATCGGCGGTGAAGTGCGCCAGGTGTTTGCCGGTATTAAATCTGCCTACAATCCGGAAGATCTGGAAGGCAAGCTGACCGTGATGGTGGCCAACCTGGCACCACGCAAGATGCGCTTTGGCATGTCAGAAGGCATGGTGCTGGCAGCCGGTCCCGGCGGCAAGGATCTTTGGGTACTTGAGCCGCACGAAGGTGCCAAGCCCGGTATGCGGGTTAAATAA
- the mltG gene encoding endolytic transglycosylase MltG, whose amino-acid sequence MTRLLKTIVTALLSLSLLAALAAYWGWQQVQGFADAPLSLDSPIEFKVERGTSAKALGRQLVAQKLLADNWQYPWLLRLQPELGAIRSGLYQVEPGTKLRQLLALLVSGKTKVFSVTLVEGLTVKEWQSQLQTAAHLSWVEQPFLKTLQDNGDTSGLPEGKFFPDTYSYHADDSVLDLLGQSHRKMLQELNSAWAQRAAGLPLKDPYELLILASIIEKETGRADERPLIAAVFINRLQRKMRLQTDPTVIYGMGERFKGNISRKDLLEATPFNTYRIDGLPPTPIAAPGRAALMAAAQPAAADYLYFVSRNDGSHVFSVSLAEHNRAVNQFQRKAQ is encoded by the coding sequence ATGACGCGGCTGTTAAAAACCATAGTTACTGCGCTGTTGAGCCTGTCATTGCTGGCTGCGCTGGCCGCTTACTGGGGGTGGCAGCAGGTACAAGGGTTTGCCGATGCACCACTGTCGCTCGATTCCCCAATTGAATTCAAGGTAGAACGTGGCACCTCCGCCAAGGCCCTGGGCAGGCAACTGGTGGCCCAAAAGCTGTTAGCGGATAATTGGCAGTACCCCTGGCTGTTGCGACTGCAGCCCGAACTTGGTGCTATTCGCAGTGGTTTGTACCAGGTGGAACCCGGCACCAAGCTCAGGCAATTGCTGGCGCTCTTGGTCTCAGGAAAGACCAAGGTGTTCAGTGTGACCCTGGTGGAAGGGTTAACGGTAAAGGAATGGCAAAGCCAGTTGCAGACGGCCGCCCACCTTAGCTGGGTGGAACAACCATTTTTGAAAACCTTGCAGGATAATGGCGATACCAGTGGCTTGCCTGAGGGTAAGTTTTTTCCTGACACCTACAGCTATCATGCCGATGACAGTGTGCTCGACCTGCTCGGACAGAGTCACAGGAAAATGCTGCAGGAGCTAAACAGTGCCTGGGCCCAGCGCGCTGCCGGACTGCCACTGAAAGATCCCTATGAGCTGCTGATCCTGGCCTCCATCATTGAAAAGGAAACCGGCCGCGCCGATGAAAGGCCTTTGATAGCCGCAGTATTTATCAATCGGCTACAGCGCAAGATGCGTCTGCAGACAGATCCTACTGTGATTTACGGCATGGGCGAACGTTTCAAGGGTAACATCAGTCGAAAAGATCTGCTCGAAGCGACGCCCTTCAACACCTATCGTATTGATGGTCTGCCGCCGACACCCATAGCGGCGCCGGGCCGGGCCGCCTTGATGGCCGCCGCCCAACCTGCCGCGGCTGATTATTTGTATTTTGTGTCCCGCAATGACGGCAGTCACGTATTTTCAGTTAGCCTGGCCGAGCACAACAGGGCAGTTAACCAGTTTCAGAGAAAAGCACAATGA
- the dcd gene encoding dCTP deaminase — MRLTDIEIEQALDEGTILIEPRPGSDAISGVSVDVRLGNQFRVFQDHTAPFIDLSGPSREVQEALDRVMSDKIEIADGNAFFLHPGELALAVTHESVTLPADIVGWLDGRSSLARLGLMVHVTAHRIDPGWQGKIVLEFYNSGKLPLALRPGMTIGALNFERLSGPVARPYNTRKNAKYKDQQEAVASRISQDS; from the coding sequence ATGCGCTTGACCGACATTGAAATTGAACAGGCCCTTGATGAAGGCACCATATTGATTGAACCACGGCCCGGCAGCGATGCCATCAGTGGTGTCAGTGTGGATGTGCGCCTGGGCAACCAATTCCGCGTGTTTCAGGATCATACCGCGCCTTTTATCGACCTGAGTGGTCCGTCCCGTGAGGTACAGGAAGCCCTCGACCGGGTGATGAGTGACAAGATAGAGATTGCTGACGGCAATGCTTTCTTCCTGCATCCCGGGGAGTTGGCGCTGGCGGTGACCCACGAGAGCGTGACCCTGCCCGCCGACATAGTGGGCTGGCTTGATGGTCGTTCCTCCCTGGCCCGTCTGGGCCTGATGGTGCATGTGACGGCCCACCGTATCGATCCGGGCTGGCAGGGCAAGATAGTGCTGGAGTTCTATAACAGCGGCAAACTGCCCTTGGCATTGCGCCCGGGTATGACCATTGGTGCACTCAATTTTGAACGCCTCAGCGGCCCGGTTGCCCGGCCCTACAACACCCGTAAAAACGCCAAGTACAAAGATCAACAGGAAGCGGTAGCGAGCCGCATCAGCCAGGACAGCTGA
- a CDS encoding TatD family hydrolase, with product MLIDSHCHLDRLKAAPTQVELTQLLSDAKARGVDYMLCVNVRQKGFQSMLDKVAGFEQVFLSSGVHPLDVKEGLDVDELRTFAAHPRVVAIGETGLDYFYADDSRELQQQCFADQIALAREVNKPLIVHTRDAREDTIALLTQGGADQVGGVLHCFTETWEMAKAAMDLGFYISVSGIVTFKNAAELRNVIRKVPKDRLLVETDSPYLAPVPHRGQENQPAYVRDVAEFVAQLRGEKYEDLAAYTSENFFTLFKDAARLIGR from the coding sequence GTGCTTATCGATTCCCATTGCCATCTTGACAGGCTTAAAGCTGCCCCCACCCAGGTAGAACTGACACAACTGCTCAGTGATGCCAAGGCCAGAGGGGTGGACTACATGCTGTGCGTCAATGTGCGGCAGAAGGGATTCCAGTCGATGCTGGACAAGGTGGCTGGCTTTGAGCAGGTATTCCTTTCCAGCGGCGTCCATCCCCTGGATGTCAAAGAAGGTCTGGATGTGGATGAGCTGCGCACTTTTGCCGCCCATCCCCGGGTGGTTGCCATTGGCGAAACCGGGCTGGACTATTTTTACGCCGATGATTCCCGCGAACTGCAGCAGCAGTGTTTTGCAGATCAGATAGCCCTGGCCCGTGAAGTCAACAAACCTTTGATTGTGCATACCCGCGATGCCCGCGAAGACACCATAGCCCTGTTAACTCAGGGTGGGGCAGATCAGGTAGGCGGTGTGCTGCACTGTTTTACCGAGACCTGGGAAATGGCCAAGGCTGCCATGGATCTGGGTTTTTATATCTCGGTCTCCGGGATAGTGACCTTCAAAAATGCCGCCGAGTTGCGTAATGTGATCCGCAAGGTGCCCAAAGACAGGCTGCTGGTGGAAACTGACTCACCCTATCTGGCGCCGGTGCCGCACCGGGGGCAGGAAAATCAACCCGCCTATGTCCGAGACGTGGCCGAGTTTGTTGCCCAGTTACGTGGTGAAAAGTATGAAGACTTGGCCGCGTATACCAGCGAGAACTTCTTCACCTTGTTCAAGGACGCTGCACGGCTGATTGGCCGCTGA
- the tmk gene encoding dTMP kinase has protein sequence MSQNSARFIVIEGLEGAGKSSAVSLVRDFIEKYTGHAPLCTREPGGTPLAEKIRTLVKTTEPGDPLCDEAECLLIYAARAQLVANVIKPALARGQWVLGDRHNLSSLAYQGGGRGLMSLVETVSRATLGDFKPDLTLYLDIEPALGLRRAARRGELDRIEQQELAFFERARATYLAKAQEDDSIVVIDAGQDMAEVHKDILAMLQQRL, from the coding sequence ATGAGCCAGAATTCAGCCCGTTTTATTGTTATTGAAGGCCTGGAAGGTGCAGGCAAGTCCAGTGCGGTGAGCCTGGTACGTGATTTTATTGAAAAATACACAGGCCATGCGCCCCTGTGCACCCGTGAACCCGGTGGCACACCTCTGGCAGAGAAAATCCGTACCCTGGTGAAGACAACCGAGCCCGGCGATCCCCTGTGTGATGAGGCCGAGTGCCTGTTGATATACGCAGCCCGTGCCCAGTTGGTGGCGAACGTGATTAAACCCGCGCTGGCCAGGGGCCAATGGGTGCTGGGTGACCGGCACAATTTATCTTCTTTGGCCTATCAGGGCGGTGGTCGGGGCCTAATGTCCCTGGTGGAGACTGTCAGTCGCGCCACCCTTGGGGACTTCAAGCCGGATTTAACCCTGTACCTTGATATAGAGCCGGCCCTGGGCCTGCGGCGGGCTGCCCGTCGGGGGGAGTTGGATCGCATTGAGCAGCAGGAGCTGGCATTCTTTGAGCGTGCCCGCGCCACCTATCTTGCCAAGGCGCAGGAAGATGACAGCATAGTGGTCATAGATGCCGGTCAGGATATGGCCGAAGTACATAAAGATATTTTAGCCATGCTGCAACAGCGTCTTTGA
- a CDS encoding PilZ domain-containing protein, producing the protein MVDLVVNFDTLHQLYRAYMPFIKPAGLFIATSEAHYLGQELTIGYRLPGATTAHEFSGVVVWINPIGASGGRPAGIGIKILTDADTHKHHIETLLSRELASGDLTCTM; encoded by the coding sequence ATGGTAGATCTTGTGGTTAACTTTGACACTTTACACCAGTTGTATCGTGCCTATATGCCTTTTATTAAACCGGCCGGGTTGTTTATTGCCACCAGTGAAGCCCATTACCTGGGGCAGGAGCTGACCATAGGCTACCGCTTACCCGGCGCAACCACGGCCCACGAGTTCAGTGGTGTGGTGGTGTGGATTAATCCGATTGGCGCCTCCGGTGGTCGTCCCGCCGGCATAGGGATCAAGATCCTCACCGATGCCGACACTCACAAACATCACATAGAGACCCTGTTGTCACGGGAGCTGGCCTCCGGTGATTTGACCTGCACCATGTAG
- the pabC gene encoding aminodeoxychorismate lyase has translation MAVWVNGVQTDQISALDRGLAYGDGLFATMRVSGSGTILMLEQHLLRLSQGAARIGIKWSPSDMLQAQLQHLAALHPGQCLKLVLTRGCGGRGYQPPQEAKASEIISFSPVPAHYPRWQQQGVALASSEVRLGRQPLLAGIKHLNRLEQVLIRSQALPEWAQDWLVRDSDELIIETSMANLFFVTEEEVLTPAITRAGVAGVTREQVIKALLALGYRVRCCDLDDSVLAQSRHVFLCNSLLGPVNVLRIDQYSYPPFEHTDSMRHMMDMSL, from the coding sequence ATGGCGGTGTGGGTCAATGGTGTGCAAACGGACCAGATCTCGGCCCTGGACCGCGGTCTGGCCTATGGTGATGGTCTGTTCGCCACCATGAGGGTTTCCGGCTCCGGAACCATACTGATGCTGGAACAGCACCTGCTGCGCTTGAGCCAGGGCGCGGCGCGTATCGGCATAAAGTGGTCCCCCTCGGACATGCTGCAAGCACAGCTGCAACATCTTGCCGCATTGCATCCCGGTCAATGCCTTAAATTGGTGCTGACCCGGGGCTGTGGTGGTCGCGGTTATCAGCCGCCGCAAGAGGCCAAGGCCTCCGAAATCATCAGTTTCAGTCCTGTCCCGGCCCATTATCCAAGGTGGCAACAGCAAGGTGTCGCCCTGGCAAGCAGCGAAGTGCGGCTCGGCCGTCAACCTTTGCTTGCCGGCATTAAGCACCTTAATCGTCTTGAGCAGGTACTGATCCGCAGCCAAGCCTTGCCCGAGTGGGCCCAGGATTGGCTGGTGCGCGACAGTGATGAATTGATCATTGAAACCTCCATGGCCAATTTGTTTTTTGTCACGGAAGAAGAAGTGTTAACGCCTGCTATCACCCGTGCCGGTGTGGCCGGTGTCACCCGGGAGCAAGTGATCAAGGCCCTGTTGGCGCTTGGCTATCGGGTGCGTTGCTGCGATCTTGATGACAGCGTGCTGGCCCAAAGCCGGCATGTATTCCTTTGTAATAGTTTGCTGGGTCCTGTGAATGTGCTGCGCATAGACCAATACTCTTATCCGCCTTTTGAACATACGGATAGCATGAGGCACATGATGGATATGAGCCTATGA
- the udk gene encoding uridine kinase, with protein MNSQQCVIIGIAGASASGKSLIAKTIYEELCHDLGTDQIGVIAEDAYYRDQSHLSMEERVQTNYDHPKAMDHQLLGQHLKALKEGQPVEIPVYSYTEHTRMKETRTMTPKKVIILEGILLLTDPELREQMDASVFMDTPLDICFLRRLTRDVAERGRTMESVISQYKKTVRPMFLQFIEPSKQYADIIVPRGGKNRIATDILKARIQHLLAK; from the coding sequence ATGAATTCGCAGCAATGTGTCATTATCGGAATTGCCGGAGCCTCCGCCTCGGGCAAGAGCCTCATTGCCAAAACCATATATGAAGAGTTGTGCCACGATCTGGGCACAGATCAAATAGGCGTAATCGCCGAAGACGCCTATTACAGAGATCAGAGTCATCTGTCGATGGAAGAGCGGGTGCAGACCAATTATGACCATCCCAAGGCCATGGACCATCAGTTGCTGGGGCAGCACCTGAAGGCGCTCAAGGAAGGTCAGCCGGTGGAGATCCCCGTATACAGCTACACAGAGCACACCAGGATGAAAGAGACCCGCACCATGACCCCGAAAAAGGTCATCATCCTGGAAGGGATACTGCTGCTCACCGATCCCGAACTCAGGGAGCAAATGGATGCCAGCGTCTTTATGGATACACCGCTGGATATTTGCTTCCTGCGCCGCCTGACCCGCGATGTGGCCGAACGTGGCCGGACCATGGAGTCCGTCATCAGCCAGTACAAGAAGACGGTCAGACCCATGTTCTTGCAATTTATCGAGCCTTCAAAGCAATATGCAGACATCATAGTTCCACGTGGCGGCAAAAATCGCATTGCCACCGACATATTGAAGGCCAGAATCCAACACCTGTTGGCAAAATAA
- the rsmF gene encoding 16S rRNA (cytosine(1407)-C(5))-methyltransferase RsmF, which translates to MVQLNQKFINSIAKDLPAHLSLDDFIHYCGLPLRPAIRVNTLKTDATKLKALLEPKGWQFEPIPWCRDGFWVQYPQECQPGNLSAHLQGLFYIQEASSMLPPTALFKDNEPNTVLDVASAPGSKTTQMAALMANRGLLVANEYSSSRVKVLHANLLRMGVYNCALTHFDGRVFGEYLYETFDAVLLDAPCGGEGTVRKDADALKHWDESEIGAIADTQKALINSAFLALKPGGVLVYSTCTLNRRENQEVCLHLKQKYGDAVEFESLENLFDGAHKALTSEGFLHIWPQIYDSEGFFVARLRKTASVPREHPEPRLQKQFPFQKASNKDALRLQQAFADLGLNWPAEGQLMARDDEFWWFPDGFEALQGKMRFQRIGIKLADDAKHGLKIRHEAVIAFGTQNKALVLDEEQACQYLMGRDIALDVPAKASGEKLVWCQGAPLGVVKHLGNRLKNGLPRDLVRDKVQS; encoded by the coding sequence ATGGTTCAGTTAAATCAAAAATTTATCAATAGCATCGCCAAAGATTTGCCTGCCCATCTGTCGCTGGACGACTTTATTCATTACTGCGGCCTGCCTTTGCGCCCCGCGATTCGGGTCAACACCCTGAAAACAGATGCGACAAAGTTGAAGGCTCTGCTGGAGCCCAAGGGCTGGCAGTTCGAGCCCATTCCCTGGTGCCGGGATGGTTTTTGGGTGCAATACCCACAGGAGTGCCAACCCGGAAATCTCAGCGCTCATCTGCAGGGCCTGTTTTACATTCAGGAAGCCAGCTCCATGCTGCCGCCAACGGCACTGTTCAAGGACAATGAACCGAATACAGTGCTGGACGTCGCCTCGGCCCCCGGCTCCAAAACCACCCAGATGGCGGCCCTGATGGCCAACCGGGGGCTGCTGGTTGCCAATGAATATTCCTCCAGTCGGGTTAAGGTATTACATGCCAACCTGCTGCGCATGGGGGTATACAACTGCGCCCTGACCCATTTTGACGGTCGGGTATTCGGCGAATACCTGTATGAAACCTTTGATGCCGTGCTGCTCGACGCTCCCTGCGGCGGTGAAGGTACGGTGCGCAAGGATGCCGATGCCCTGAAGCACTGGGATGAAAGCGAAATCGGTGCCATAGCCGATACCCAGAAGGCGCTGATAAACTCCGCCTTTCTGGCCCTGAAGCCGGGCGGTGTGCTGGTCTACTCCACCTGCACCCTGAACCGGCGGGAAAACCAGGAAGTCTGCCTCCACCTCAAGCAAAAATACGGCGATGCGGTCGAATTCGAGTCCCTGGAAAACTTGTTCGACGGCGCCCACAAGGCGTTGACCAGCGAAGGATTCCTGCATATTTGGCCCCAAATATACGACAGTGAGGGCTTCTTCGTTGCCAGACTGCGCAAAACCGCCTCGGTCCCCAGGGAGCATCCAGAACCCAGGCTGCAAAAGCAGTTCCCATTTCAGAAAGCGAGCAACAAGGATGCGCTCAGGCTACAACAGGCCTTTGCAGACTTGGGACTGAACTGGCCCGCCGAAGGGCAACTTATGGCCAGAGATGACGAGTTCTGGTGGTTCCCGGACGGCTTCGAAGCACTGCAGGGCAAAATGCGTTTTCAGCGTATCGGCATCAAACTGGCCGATGACGCCAAACACGGTTTGAAAATACGCCACGAAGCGGTGATCGCGTTCGGTACCCAAAACAAGGCATTGGTGTTGGATGAGGAGCAGGCGTGCCAATACCTGATGGGACGGGACATCGCCTTGGATGTCCCCGCCAAGGCCTCAGGGGAGAAACTGGTCTGGTGCCAGGGGGCTCCGCTTGGTGTGGTGAAGCACCTGGGGAACAGGCTGAAAAACGGCCTTCCGAGGGATTTGGTCAGGGATAAGGTGCAGAGTTAG
- the holB gene encoding DNA polymerase III subunit delta': MIQMPWLSAPLGSFMQLLMTGRLPHAILVGMDRGLGAEHLLGDIARAALCLAPTAKGACGYCKGCQLIAAGNHPDLYQVQADGHQIKIDQIRNLCQDLTSTSQQGGRRVAIIYEAERMNIAAANALLKTLEEPGRDTLLLLQSNQPARLLPTLVSRCQRLPCQEPSPDVVSAWLRGLSPEGEDVSWCLPVCGGPVKLAELLQDDGYKQLSQLRKDWRQSLSSGHLYASLISITEEQITDALKVLYIELKSDLERGWPQDAFQRNNIARLAAEIMHVCQGLTAMPNVNCQALCQKVVLDYQRIVSS; encoded by the coding sequence ATGATACAGATGCCCTGGCTCAGTGCTCCCCTTGGCAGCTTCATGCAATTGCTGATGACCGGCCGTTTGCCCCACGCCATTCTGGTGGGGATGGACAGGGGATTGGGCGCTGAACACTTGCTAGGCGATATTGCCAGGGCGGCGTTGTGCCTGGCGCCGACCGCAAAAGGGGCCTGTGGTTATTGTAAGGGCTGTCAATTGATTGCGGCGGGCAACCATCCGGATCTGTACCAGGTGCAGGCCGATGGTCACCAAATCAAGATCGACCAAATCCGGAACCTGTGTCAGGATCTGACCAGTACCTCTCAGCAGGGGGGCAGACGGGTCGCCATTATCTACGAGGCAGAGCGCATGAACATCGCCGCTGCCAACGCGCTGCTGAAAACCCTGGAAGAACCGGGACGAGACACCTTGTTGCTGCTCCAAAGTAACCAGCCAGCGCGCTTACTGCCGACTTTGGTCAGCCGCTGTCAGCGCTTGCCATGTCAGGAACCTTCGCCCGATGTTGTTTCTGCCTGGTTGCGGGGCTTGAGCCCGGAAGGGGAAGATGTCAGCTGGTGTCTGCCGGTATGTGGCGGCCCGGTAAAACTGGCTGAGTTATTGCAAGATGATGGCTACAAACAACTGTCACAACTGAGAAAAGATTGGCGCCAAAGTTTGTCGAGCGGACATCTCTATGCTAGTTTGATATCTATAACTGAAGAACAAATTACTGATGCACTTAAAGTTTTATATATCGAACTGAAATCCGATCTAGAACGGGGCTGGCCTCAGGATGCGTTTCAGCGTAATAATATCGCCCGGCTTGCCGCCGAAATTATGCATGTTTGTCAGGGATTAACTGCAATGCCGAATGTGAATTGTCAGGCATTGTGTCAAAAAGTCGTTTTGGATTATCAGCGAATTGTAAGCAGCTAA